The Ursus arctos isolate Adak ecotype North America chromosome X, UrsArc2.0, whole genome shotgun sequence genome includes the window CACACTTCGAAACACATGCACAGTGTGATGAAGCACTTAATTTCATCAAGACATGCCTAGTAAACACTGCTACTCTAACATTGTGCCTCCACTTTTGATTTTCCTTAGGAAAACATGACCCTCCCGTCTTTGCTTCTGACCTGCCTTTTCCTGCTCATCTCTGATTCCTATGAGTTCTTCACCAAAGCAAATCATTCTAGAAGCTATCCTTGTGACGAAAGAAGACAGAATGGCTCTATTATTGCAGAGTGCAACAGTCGTCGACTGCGAGAAGTTCCCCAAACAGTGGGCAAGTATGTGACAGCACTAGACCTGTCTGACAATTACATCACACACATAACAAACGAATCATTTCAAGGGCTGCAGAATCTTACTAAAATAAATCTAAACCACAATGCCAATCCACAGCACCTGAATGAAAATCCTGATATAAACAAACATGGCATGAATATCACAGATGGGGCATTCCTCAACCTACAAAACCTAAACCAGTTACTGCTTGAAGACAACCAGTTATACCAAATACCTGCTGGCTTGCCAGGGTCTTTGAAGGAACTTAGTCTAATTCAAAACAACATAATTTGGGTAACTAAAAAGAATACTTCCGGGCTTGCAAATCTGGAAAGGCTCTACTTGAGCTGGAACTGCTATTTTGGCAATAACTGTGATAATAAAACTTTCGACATAGAAGACGGAACATTCGAAGGTCTTACAAATTTGAAGGTGCTGTCACTGTCTTTTAATAAACTTGTCCATGTGCCACCAAAACTTCCAGACTCCCTAAGAGAACTTTATCTTAGCAACGCCAAGATTAAAATCATCAGTCAGGAGGATTTCAAGGGATTGAGAAATTTAAGAGTGCTAGATTTAAGCGGGAACTGTCCGAGGTGTTTCAACGCCCCATTTCCCTGTACACCTTGTGAAGGAGGCTCTTCAATTCAGATCCATCCTCTTGCTTTTCAAACCCTGACGGAACTTCGCTACCTAAACCTCTCTAGCACTTCCCTCCAGAAGATTCCTGCAACGTGGTTTGAGAATATGCATAAACTGAAGGTGCTGCATCTGGAATTCAATTATTTAGTCGACGAAATAGCCTCTGGGGAATTTTTAACGAAACTGCCCTCCTTGGAAATACTTGACTTATCTTTTAACTATGTAAAggcaaaatatccaaaatatattactaTTTCCCAAAACTTCTCTAATCTTCAGTTGCTCCAGGCATTGCACTTAAGAGGTTACGTGTTCCAGGAACTTAGAGCAGAAGACTTCCATCCCCTGATGGGTCTCTCGAATCTAAAGACTATCAACTTGGGCGTCAACTTTATTAAGCAAATTAACTTTACCCTTTTCCAAAATTTCACCAACCTGACGGTCATTTACTTGTCCGAAAACAGAATATCACCCTTGGTAAATGACATCCGGCAAAATGATGTAAGTGGCTCCTCTTCTCCAAGTCATGTCCTTAAGCCACGCTCAGCGGATGTTGAGTTTGACCCACATTCAAATTTTTATCATAACACCAATCCTTTAATAAAGCCACAATGTGCAGTTTATGGCAAAGCCTTAGATTTAAGCCTGAACAGTATTTTCTTCATTGGGCGAGAGCAATTTGAAGCTTTTCATGACATTGCCTGCTTAAATCTATCTTCAAATGGCAATGGTCAAGTGTTACATGGAACTGAATTTTCAGCTGTGCCGCATGTCAAGTATTTGGATCTGACAAACAATAGACTAGACTTTGACGATGACAATGCTCTCAGTGAGCTGCCCGAGTTAGAAGTTCTAGATCTCAGCTACAACGCACACTACTTCCGAATAGCAGGGGTGACGCACCGCCTGGGATTTATTCAAAATTTAACACAACTGAAAGTTTTAAACTTGAGCCACAACGGCATTTATACTTTAACGGAGCAAGACCTGAGAAGCATGTCCCTGGAAGAATTAGTTTTCAGTGGAAACCGCCTCGACATTTTGTGGAATGCTGAAGGTGACAAGTACTGGAAAATTTTTACAAGTCTCAGGAATCTGACACGGCTTGATCTCTCCTCGAATAACCTTCGGCGCATCCCGAACGAAGCTTTCCTGAACTTGCCCCAGAGTCTCACCcaattatacataaaaaataacgTGTTAAATTTCTTTAACTGGACGTTACTCCAACAGTTTCCACATCTCCAGACGCTGGACTTGAGTGGAAACAGGCTATCCTCTTTAACTAACAGCCTCTCCAAATTCACACCTTCCCTGCGGACACTGCTACTGCATCGAAACAGGATTGCCCACCTGCCTGCCAACTTTCTTTCCGAAGCCAGCAGTCTGATCCACCTCGATCTGAGTTCCAACCTGCTGAAGATGATCAACAAATCCACGCTTCAAACTAAGACCAACACCAGTTTAGCcattttggaactagatagaaaCCCTTTTGACTGTACCTGCGACATTGGAGATTTTcgaagatggatggatgaaaatcTGGACGTCACAATCCCTCGGTTGACAGACGTCATCTGTTCTAGTCCTGGGGATCAAAAAGGGAAGAGCATCATGAGCCTGGAGCTAACGACTTGTATTTCCGATACCATCGCGGCGGTGCTGTGTTTCTTCACGTCCTTTATCACCATCACTGTGATGTTGGCTGCCTTGGGTCACCATTGGTTTTACTGGGATGTTTGGTTTATCTATCATGTGTGTTTAGCTAAGGTAAAAGGCTACAGGTCTCTTTCCACGTCCCAAACTTTCTATGATGCCTACGTTTCTTATGACACCAAAGATGCCTCTGTTACCGACTGGGTGATAAATGAGCTGCGCTTCCACCTAGAGGAGAGCGAAGGCAAAAATGTGCTCCTCTGTTTAGAGGAGAGAGATTGGGACCCGGGATTAGCCATCATTGATAACCTCATGCAGAGCATAAACCAAAGCAAGAAAACCATATTCGTCTTAACCAAAAAATATGCCCAAAACTGGAACTTTAAGACAGCGTTCTACCTGGCGCTGCAGCGGCTCATGGATGAGAATATGGATGTGATTATATTCATTCTGCTGGAGCCGGTGCTACAGCATTCTCAGTATTTGAGGCTGCGGCAGAGGATCTGCAAGAGCTCCATCCTCCAGTGGCCTGACAACCCCAAGGCGGAAGGCTTATTTTGGCAGAGTCTGAAAAATGTGGTCTTAACTGAAAACAATTCCCGGTATAACAATTTGTATGTTGATTCCATTAAACAGTACTAACTGATCTTAAGCCACGGTTcaccaacataataaaaatgcaaagcaatTACCCTTCTGTCTTAGGTATTTATTACTGAGTAACAAATTActcccaaacttagtggcttacaGTAACACACTCTGTGATCTTACCGTCCCTGGTCAGGAGCGCAGGCAAGGATTGGCTGAGGCCTCTACTCAGCGTCTCTGAAAGGCTACAGGCTAGGTGTCATCGGTAAGGGCCACAGGCATCTCCCGGGCTTAGGATCCGCTTCCAAGCTCAAACTCATGTGGTTGTTTGCAGGGTTCAGTTCTTCCCGTGCTGTCAGTCAAAGGCTACTCTCCGTTTCTGGCCACAGGGACCTCTCCCATGCGGCAGCTTGCTTCatcaaagccagcaagagagagaggttGCTAGCAAGATGGAAGTTACCACCTTTGATAATCTAATCAGGGAAGTGATATCCCATCATTTGGGCCatattctgtttgttagaagTAAATCACAGGTCCTGCCAGCTCCGTGGGAGTGATCACCTCAGTCCAGGGAAACTAGTCTATGACCAAAATGGCTGCGGTTGGCCTGCCATCTTGGTCAGAGATCGTGAATACTAGGAGGCAGGGATTATTGTGGGCCAGTTTAACACTTGGCTTACTACACCTTCTTTTCAAATCTAAAAACTTTTGTAACTATAACTCATGGTTCTAATGTTAACTTGCTATTTAGATTTATCGTATGTCCATGGCTACATGGTTATATTATGCTGTGGTTGCATTAGTCTTCCTTTTACAATTACTTTCATAAATATTGGCTATAATATTTGACCTCTAAGGTTTAGATGCCATTTAAAGGCTAAGATGGATGTTTTcaggtgttttttatttctttttctttttttttttttaaagattttatttatttatttgacagagacagccagcgagagagggaacacaagcagggggagtgggagagggagaagaagcttcccgcggagcagggagcccgatgcggggcttgatcccaagaccccgggatcacgccctgagccgaaagcagacgcttaacaactgagccacccaggcgccccggtgttttttatttcttaaccatttttttaaaaagtatgcagCCAAATTAGAAACATTTGAAGTATCTGCCGATTGCCATTGCTGGAAATTTTGAATGATTAAGAATACCTCATTTCATAGGATGAGCATATGATAAATATATAGTAGGGAAATAGATCTATAATGTAAAGAAATTGCCATCTACACTGGATTTTGGgggaatacttaaaaaaaaaatatttggtaaaaacCAAAGGgcatgaggcacctgggtggctcagttggctaagtgtctgccctcagctcaggtcatgatcccagggtgagTCCCAAGTCccaagagcagggagcctgcttccccctctccctctgcctgtcgctccccatgctcgtgctctctctctttgtgtcaaataaataaataaaaccttgaaagaaaaaaaaaaacaaagggcaAAAAGTTTTGATGATGTTCATGTATTAAGGTAATTAATAGAGGAATTAATTCTATCTTTACTCCCTACCCAGAAGACAAAGTCAGAATGCCTACCTGTTGGTGCCCTTCAGCAATTCTCCCAAATGAAACAACTTTGGCTCTCTCTGCCACCTCTACTACCCCCATGGTTCTTCTGCCACAGTTTATGGCATCCTCCCTCCACTACAGGTATGAATCTTGAAGAGGCACCTCAGGAAATTTACCTGAAAATAACTGGAAATTGGCCAAGCTTTAAAAAATCccttcagaaggaaaggaagaaaaatccccAATGCACCATCCAGCCTTAAGTACAGTCTCAGTTCATCTTGCAGGATGAGTCatctttaattttgtgtttttaaggaaTTGAACAACataggggtgtctgagtggctcagtcggttgagcgtccaacccttgattttggctcaggtcatgacctcagggtcctgggatcgagccctagttgggctccgtgctgagcgtagagtatgcttgagattctctctctccctcctctgcctctgctcgttctctctctctctctaaacaaaaaacaacaacagcaacaacaacaacaaaaaacccccaaaaaaagaactgaagaaaatggTATGTCATGGTGTTATTTAATAAGGACAAAGTGGAAATCAGCACAAGTTTGCCAAGGGCAATTTTAGCTTTGTCACATCAGACCCTGTTTTGTGACCATGATATGTATAGGAAGATATTTATGCTTGAGTTTGTTGAGGCATGGGGACAAATATCTAAAAGCAGGATCATTCCAGAAAGCTACACCCTCAAAAGAATGGCGGGGGGCAGTTAGAGCTCATTTCTGTGGAGGCCATGTTCGTTTGTTGTCTGGTAGAAGCTCATTCATT containing:
- the TLR8 gene encoding toll-like receptor 8, with protein sequence MTLPSLLLTCLFLLISDSYEFFTKANHSRSYPCDERRQNGSIIAECNSRRLREVPQTVGKYVTALDLSDNYITHITNESFQGLQNLTKINLNHNANPQHLNENPDINKHGMNITDGAFLNLQNLNQLLLEDNQLYQIPAGLPGSLKELSLIQNNIIWVTKKNTSGLANLERLYLSWNCYFGNNCDNKTFDIEDGTFEGLTNLKVLSLSFNKLVHVPPKLPDSLRELYLSNAKIKIISQEDFKGLRNLRVLDLSGNCPRCFNAPFPCTPCEGGSSIQIHPLAFQTLTELRYLNLSSTSLQKIPATWFENMHKLKVLHLEFNYLVDEIASGEFLTKLPSLEILDLSFNYVKAKYPKYITISQNFSNLQLLQALHLRGYVFQELRAEDFHPLMGLSNLKTINLGVNFIKQINFTLFQNFTNLTVIYLSENRISPLVNDIRQNDVSGSSSPSHVLKPRSADVEFDPHSNFYHNTNPLIKPQCAVYGKALDLSLNSIFFIGREQFEAFHDIACLNLSSNGNGQVLHGTEFSAVPHVKYLDLTNNRLDFDDDNALSELPELEVLDLSYNAHYFRIAGVTHRLGFIQNLTQLKVLNLSHNGIYTLTEQDLRSMSLEELVFSGNRLDILWNAEGDKYWKIFTSLRNLTRLDLSSNNLRRIPNEAFLNLPQSLTQLYIKNNVLNFFNWTLLQQFPHLQTLDLSGNRLSSLTNSLSKFTPSLRTLLLHRNRIAHLPANFLSEASSLIHLDLSSNLLKMINKSTLQTKTNTSLAILELDRNPFDCTCDIGDFRRWMDENLDVTIPRLTDVICSSPGDQKGKSIMSLELTTCISDTIAAVLCFFTSFITITVMLAALGHHWFYWDVWFIYHVCLAKVKGYRSLSTSQTFYDAYVSYDTKDASVTDWVINELRFHLEESEGKNVLLCLEERDWDPGLAIIDNLMQSINQSKKTIFVLTKKYAQNWNFKTAFYLALQRLMDENMDVIIFILLEPVLQHSQYLRLRQRICKSSILQWPDNPKAEGLFWQSLKNVVLTENNSRYNNLYVDSIKQY